Within the Marixanthomonas sp. SCSIO 43207 genome, the region AAAGTCATAAACTCAATAATAGGACGATTACCGTTCATAGCTGAACCAATACCTATACCTGAAAAACCAAGTTCAGAAATTGGAGTATCAATTATTCGCTTAGCCCCAAATTCATCGAGCATTCCTTTACTGGCTTTATAAGCACCGTTGTATTCGGCAACTTCTTCGCCCATTAAATATATAGTATCGTCGCGACGCATCTCTTCGCTCATGGCTTCGGCTATCGCTTCACGGAATTGTAATGTTTTCATCTGTTATAACGCTTTTCTTTCTGAAAATTATGTCAAGACGACAAAAATAGTATATTCTAAATGCGAATTAGTAATTTTTATCAAGTTTTAACGGAAATTTATTATGCGTGCATAGCATTTTTTGGAAATATATGCCTATCTTCGTAACCCGAAAAAATAATACTCAAAAAAGATATAAAGTATATGAAAATTTTAGTGTGTATAAGTCACGTACCAGACACTACCTCAAAGATTAACTTTACAGATAACGATACTAAATTTGACACAAATGGGGTACAATTTGTGATCAATCCAAATGACGAATTTGGTCTTACTCGTGCTATGTGGTTTAAAGAAAAACAAGGCGCTACCGTACACGTTGTAAACGTTGGTGGTACAGACACAGAACCAACTTTAAGAAAAGCCCTAGCCATAGGCGCAGACGAAGCCATTCGTGTAAATGCAGAAGCTACAGATGGCTTTTCAGTTGCAAAACAATTGGCCAATGTAGTAAAAGAAGGCGAATATGACCTTGTACTTGGCGGCCGTGAATCTATTGATTATAATGGCGGTATGGTTCCTGGAATGATTGCTCAATTAACCGGAGCAAACTTTGTAAACACTTGTATAAGTCTTGAAATTGATGGTGATACTGCTACGGCAATTCGTGAAATTGACGGTGGTAAAGAAACAGTAAAAGCCAAACTACCATTAGTTGTAGGTGGACAAAAAGGTATTGTAGAAGAAAGCGACCTTCGCATCCCAAATATGCGCGGTATTATGCAAGCTCGTAAAAAACCTTTAACGGTTAAGGAGCCTGTAGAAGCAAATGCTGAAACACAAACAGCAAAGTTTGAAAAACCAGCTCCAAAAGGTGATATCAAATTGGTTGAAACTGTTGATGAATTAGTTGATTTACTTCACAACGAAGCCAAAGTGATATAAACAAGTTTTTCGAAATCACTTCGGAAATATCTTAAATTGAAAAAATTATAAATTTCATTCTGATGCTAATCAGAATTCAAAATATAAAAAAATATGTCAGTACTCGTATATACAGAATCAGAAGACGGAACATTTAAAAAAATTGCTCACGAAGCTGTTTCCTACGCAAAAGGAATTGCAGACAACATGGGTACACAAGTAACTGCAATTGCAATTAATGGAGGTGACACCAGTGTATTGGGTAAATATGGTGCCGATAAGGTATTAAATGTTTCAAACGATAAACTATCAAAATTTAACGCAGAAGCATATGCAGATGCCGTTG harbors:
- a CDS encoding electron transfer flavoprotein subunit beta/FixA family protein, which encodes MKILVCISHVPDTTSKINFTDNDTKFDTNGVQFVINPNDEFGLTRAMWFKEKQGATVHVVNVGGTDTEPTLRKALAIGADEAIRVNAEATDGFSVAKQLANVVKEGEYDLVLGGRESIDYNGGMVPGMIAQLTGANFVNTCISLEIDGDTATAIREIDGGKETVKAKLPLVVGGQKGIVEESDLRIPNMRGIMQARKKPLTVKEPVEANAETQTAKFEKPAPKGDIKLVETVDELVDLLHNEAKVI